In one Terriglobia bacterium genomic region, the following are encoded:
- a CDS encoding YifB family Mg chelatase-like AAA ATPase: MLFKTISASVYGIDAYLVEVEVDVGSARLQDFNVVGLPDNAVKESRERIKSALRNCGFEFPYGQGVTINLAPADVRKEGSGFDLPMALGLVGCMGGFFGKPLNQCMFLGELSLDGTVRPVRGALSAALAAREAGLRALAVPEANAKEAAVVEGVQVFAVRSLPQAVDLVNAPESFQPVRVDARQMLSEAAQYAVDLRDVHGQQAAKRALEVACAGGHNILFLGPPGAGKTMLAKRIPTILPPMSLEEAIETTRIHSVAGTLDDGRGLVGTRPFRSPHHTISDAGLIGGGAVPRPGEVSLGHNGVLFLDELPEFQRNVLEVLRQPLEDGNVTIARAAVSVTFPSRFMLAAAMNPCPCGYFGDPTRECHCTPPLIQRYVSKISGPLLDRIDIHIEVPAVKYKELRAPSSAEDSATVGQRVLEARGRQLARYAAEKKTYANAQMSPKMIRKFCAITAEGEKLLENAITRLGLSARAHDRILKVARTIADLDAAESIEPRHLSEAIQYRTLDRTYWA, encoded by the coding sequence ATGCTCTTTAAAACTATCAGCGCATCGGTGTACGGAATCGACGCGTACCTTGTCGAGGTCGAGGTGGACGTGGGCTCGGCGCGGCTGCAGGATTTTAACGTGGTGGGCCTGCCGGACAACGCGGTGAAGGAAAGCCGCGAGCGGATCAAATCCGCGCTGCGCAACTGCGGCTTCGAATTTCCCTACGGGCAGGGCGTGACCATCAATCTGGCGCCGGCGGACGTGCGCAAGGAAGGCTCGGGGTTCGATCTGCCGATGGCGCTGGGGCTGGTGGGGTGCATGGGCGGATTTTTCGGCAAGCCGCTGAACCAGTGCATGTTTCTGGGCGAGCTGTCGCTGGACGGCACGGTGCGTCCGGTGCGCGGGGCGCTTTCCGCGGCGCTGGCGGCGCGGGAAGCGGGGCTGCGGGCGCTGGCGGTGCCGGAGGCCAACGCGAAGGAGGCGGCGGTGGTGGAGGGCGTGCAGGTGTTCGCGGTGCGCTCGCTGCCGCAGGCCGTGGACCTGGTGAACGCGCCGGAATCGTTCCAGCCGGTGCGGGTGGATGCGCGGCAGATGCTCTCCGAGGCGGCGCAGTACGCGGTGGACCTGCGCGACGTGCACGGACAGCAGGCCGCGAAGCGCGCGCTGGAGGTGGCTTGCGCGGGCGGCCACAACATCCTGTTTCTCGGGCCCCCGGGCGCGGGCAAGACCATGCTGGCCAAGCGCATCCCGACGATACTGCCGCCAATGTCGCTGGAGGAGGCGATCGAGACGACGCGCATCCATAGCGTGGCGGGGACGCTGGACGACGGGCGGGGGCTGGTGGGCACGCGGCCGTTCCGCTCGCCGCACCACACGATCAGTGACGCGGGGCTGATCGGAGGTGGTGCGGTGCCGCGTCCCGGAGAAGTTTCGCTGGGGCACAACGGGGTATTGTTTCTGGACGAACTGCCGGAGTTTCAGCGCAACGTGCTGGAAGTGCTGCGGCAGCCGCTGGAAGACGGCAATGTGACGATCGCCCGCGCGGCCGTTTCGGTGACGTTTCCCTCGCGGTTCATGCTGGCGGCGGCGATGAATCCCTGCCCGTGCGGGTATTTCGGGGACCCGACGCGGGAATGCCACTGCACGCCGCCGCTGATCCAGCGCTACGTCTCGAAGATTTCGGGGCCGCTGCTGGACCGCATTGACATTCACATCGAGGTGCCCGCGGTGAAATACAAGGAGCTGCGCGCGCCGTCTTCGGCGGAAGATTCGGCCACGGTGGGCCAGCGGGTGCTGGAGGCGCGCGGGAGGCAGCTGGCCCGCTATGCGGCGGAGAAGAAAACCTACGCCAACGCGCAGATGTCGCCGAAGATGATCCGCAAGTTCTGCGCGATCACGGCGGAGGGGGAGAAGCTGCTGGAGAACGCGATCACGCGGCTGGGGCTTTCCGCGCGGGCGCACGACCGGATCCTAAAGGTGGCGCGGACGATTGCCGACTTGGACGCGGCGGAGTCGATCGAGCCGCGGCACCTGAGCGAAGCGATCCAGTACCGCACGCTGGACCGGACGTATTGGGCGTAG
- a CDS encoding DUF2207 domain-containing protein — protein sequence MKRLSRSSATPSLLAAIFLAVSLLFAPAASARELRIEKFDSKIIVSPNGSIDVTETIDVQFIGSWRGLYREIPVEYVTPQGLNYSLFLDVRSVTDESGNALKFESSRERHYRKLKIYVPGAQDARKTIVIEYTVADALRFFEDHDEFYWNVTGDEWDVPIQSASARIILPAGTTGIRANRFTGAYGSRAQEADVDIAGNGVEVRTQGALGYHQGLTVAVAFDKGFVHEPTSAEKAALFLRSNWPLCLPLFAFALMFYSWWTRGRDPRLRPISPQYDPPDQLTPGEVGTLVDDDANMRDITATIVDLAVRGFLVIEEKKKEHLGGLWSDKDYNFILQKDRSTWASLKPHEQVLLNGFFSAGTAGESVSMSSLENRFYTSLPQMKNGLFDSLVTHGYYRQRPDSTRSSYTGIALVTGILLAWGGSWVGRLLGMAPLTFIFSGALTGGVIFAFGWFMPAHTSEGARALEHVLGFEDFLNHVESDRFNRMIKTPEMFEKFLPFAMALGVDKNWSKAFQGICTQPPQWYRGSYGPTFYPMNFTNDLSAMSARASSVMASAPRSSGGSGFGGGGSSGGGFGGGGGGGF from the coding sequence ATGAAGCGCCTGTCTCGGTCCTCCGCCACCCCGTCGCTCCTCGCCGCCATCTTTCTGGCGGTCTCTCTTCTCTTCGCTCCCGCCGCCTCCGCGCGCGAGCTGCGCATCGAAAAATTCGATTCCAAGATCATCGTCTCCCCCAACGGCTCCATCGACGTCACCGAAACCATCGACGTCCAGTTCATCGGCTCCTGGCGCGGCCTTTACCGCGAAATCCCCGTTGAATACGTCACCCCACAGGGCCTCAACTATTCGCTCTTCCTCGACGTGCGCTCCGTCACCGACGAGTCCGGCAACGCCCTGAAATTCGAGAGCAGCCGCGAGCGCCACTACCGCAAGCTCAAGATCTACGTTCCCGGCGCGCAAGACGCCCGCAAAACCATCGTCATCGAATACACCGTCGCTGACGCCCTGCGCTTCTTCGAAGACCACGACGAGTTCTACTGGAACGTCACCGGCGATGAGTGGGACGTCCCCATCCAGTCCGCCTCCGCGCGCATCATCCTCCCCGCCGGCACCACCGGCATCCGCGCCAACCGCTTTACCGGCGCCTACGGCTCCCGCGCCCAGGAGGCCGACGTGGACATCGCCGGCAATGGCGTGGAAGTCCGCACCCAGGGCGCCCTCGGCTACCACCAGGGCCTGACCGTCGCCGTGGCCTTCGACAAGGGCTTCGTGCACGAGCCCACCAGTGCCGAAAAAGCCGCGTTGTTCCTGCGCAGCAACTGGCCGCTCTGCCTTCCCCTGTTCGCTTTCGCCCTGATGTTCTACTCCTGGTGGACACGCGGCCGGGATCCCCGCCTGCGCCCCATCTCCCCGCAGTACGATCCTCCCGACCAGCTCACCCCCGGCGAAGTCGGCACCCTCGTGGACGATGACGCCAACATGCGCGACATCACCGCCACCATCGTGGACCTCGCCGTGCGTGGCTTCCTGGTCATCGAAGAGAAGAAAAAAGAGCATCTGGGCGGCTTGTGGTCCGATAAGGACTACAACTTCATCCTCCAAAAAGACCGCTCCACCTGGGCCAGTCTCAAGCCCCACGAGCAGGTCCTCCTCAACGGCTTCTTCTCCGCCGGCACCGCCGGCGAAAGCGTCTCCATGAGCAGCCTGGAGAACCGTTTCTACACCAGCCTCCCGCAAATGAAGAACGGTCTATTCGATTCCCTGGTCACCCACGGCTATTACCGCCAGCGCCCGGACAGCACCCGCAGTTCCTACACCGGCATCGCCTTGGTCACCGGCATTCTGCTGGCCTGGGGCGGCTCCTGGGTGGGACGCCTCCTGGGCATGGCCCCGCTGACGTTTATCTTTTCTGGAGCTTTGACCGGCGGCGTCATCTTCGCCTTCGGCTGGTTCATGCCCGCGCACACCAGCGAGGGCGCCCGCGCCTTGGAACACGTCCTGGGCTTCGAGGACTTCCTCAATCACGTCGAGTCCGACCGCTTCAACCGCATGATCAAGACCCCGGAGATGTTCGAAAAGTTCCTGCCCTTCGCCATGGCTCTCGGCGTGGACAAAAACTGGAGCAAGGCCTTCCAGGGCATCTGCACGCAGCCGCCGCAGTGGTATCGCGGCAGCTACGGCCCCACCTTCTATCCCATGAACTTCACCAACGACCTGAGCGCCATGTCCGCCCGCGCCAGCAGCGTCATGGCTTCCGCCCCGCGCAGCTCCGGCGGTTCCGGCTTCGGCGGCGGCGGCAGCTCCGGCGGCGGCTTCGGCGGCGGGGGCGGCGGCGGCTTCTAG
- a CDS encoding helix-turn-helix domain-containing GNAT family N-acetyltransferase: MTANAGFGQRIDAVRQFNRFYTRKIGVLRERLLSSPFSLTKARVLYELAHRQNPTASELGKEMGLDGGYLSRILRGFERRGLLARKASQADARQSLLSLTSLGRKTFLSLDTHSQDEVGAMLRTLPVPEQTRLIAAMRVIENLLSSPSKERVPYLLRPHQPGDMGWVVHRHGTLYAQEYGYDQQFEGLVASIVAEFLHHYNPKHERCWIAERNGEFAGSVFLVRKSKTVAKLRLLLVEPAARGLGIGARLVGECVRFARQVGYRKITLWTQSDLYAARHIYRQSGFRLLGRKPHHSFGRDLVAETWELKL; this comes from the coding sequence ATGACCGCAAATGCCGGATTCGGCCAGCGCATTGACGCCGTGCGGCAGTTCAACCGCTTCTATACGCGCAAAATCGGCGTGCTTCGGGAAAGGCTGTTGAGCAGCCCATTCTCCTTGACCAAGGCGCGCGTGCTCTATGAGCTGGCTCACCGCCAGAATCCAACGGCCAGCGAACTTGGCAAAGAGATGGGATTGGATGGCGGGTACCTCAGCCGCATCTTGCGCGGCTTTGAAAGGCGCGGCCTGCTCGCCAGGAAAGCCTCCCAAGCGGATGCCCGGCAAAGCCTGTTATCGCTCACTTCTCTGGGGCGAAAAACTTTCCTCTCCCTGGATACTCACTCGCAGGACGAAGTCGGCGCGATGTTGAGAACTCTCCCTGTCCCTGAGCAAACGCGCCTGATCGCAGCCATGCGTGTCATCGAAAACCTGCTCAGCAGCCCCTCGAAGGAGCGGGTTCCTTACCTTCTCCGGCCTCACCAGCCGGGGGATATGGGCTGGGTCGTCCATCGCCACGGCACGCTCTACGCTCAGGAATATGGCTATGACCAACAGTTCGAGGGCTTGGTCGCCAGCATCGTCGCGGAGTTCCTTCACCACTACAACCCGAAACACGAGCGCTGCTGGATCGCGGAGAGAAATGGTGAATTCGCTGGTTCCGTCTTCCTCGTCAGGAAATCGAAGACGGTAGCCAAGCTGCGCCTCCTCCTGGTGGAACCTGCCGCACGCGGCCTGGGCATTGGTGCCCGCCTCGTCGGCGAATGCGTGCGTTTCGCCCGGCAAGTGGGCTATCGAAAAATCACGCTTTGGACCCAGAGCGACCTCTACGCCGCCAGACATATCTACAGACAATCCGGCTTCCGTTTGCTTGGCAGGAAGCCACACCACAGTTTTGGCCGCGATCTTGTCGCGGAAACATGGGAGCTCAAACTCTAA
- a CDS encoding ATP-binding cassette domain-containing protein has translation MLYVNDISMRFGGRILFEDVTCTFMAGRRYAVSGPNGAGKSTFMKILTGEIEPSKGSITRPKKLGVLRQDQFAFDEFRVLDTVIMGNAPLWKALEERDKLYAKPHDQLTDADGMRLGELEGVVGEEGGYTAEADAAVLLDGLGVEAALHERKMGELQGGQKVRVLLAQALFGSPPALLLDEPTNNLDLDSVHWLKEYLCNYEGVLIVISHDRHFLNSVCTHTADIDYQTIIMYNGGYDDMVLAKTQIRSRIEADNAVREKKIAQLNDFIARFSAGTRSAQATSRKKEVERLQTSELARSNIQRPYIRFAINRQSGRLPLESKRLAKSYDDLKVIQGFSASVTRGEKIALTGRNGAGKTTLLKSLIRNANGFLSEAERQFPIDSGNVVWGHEVSVGYFPQDFGDALDKSKGMTAIEWLWQFEPQASQEELRGLLGQMLFSGEDALKPTKALSGGETARMIFCRLMLQKPNFLVLDEPTNNLDLESINALNIALQKYEGTVLLVTHDEDVLDEVATRIWHFEDGKIEDFKGPYAEYLAYAEEKAS, from the coding sequence TTGCTATACGTTAACGACATATCCATGCGCTTCGGCGGACGAATTCTGTTCGAGGACGTCACCTGTACGTTCATGGCCGGACGGCGCTACGCCGTCAGCGGGCCGAACGGCGCGGGCAAGTCCACGTTCATGAAGATCCTGACGGGGGAGATCGAGCCCAGCAAGGGATCGATCACGCGGCCGAAGAAACTGGGCGTGCTGCGGCAGGACCAGTTTGCCTTCGACGAGTTTCGCGTCCTGGATACGGTGATCATGGGCAACGCGCCGCTGTGGAAGGCGCTGGAGGAACGGGACAAACTGTATGCCAAGCCGCACGACCAGCTGACGGACGCGGACGGGATGCGCCTGGGGGAGCTGGAAGGCGTCGTCGGGGAAGAGGGAGGGTACACGGCGGAGGCCGACGCCGCGGTGCTGCTGGACGGCCTGGGCGTGGAAGCGGCGCTGCACGAGCGCAAGATGGGCGAGCTGCAGGGCGGACAGAAGGTGCGCGTGCTGCTGGCGCAGGCGCTATTTGGCAGCCCGCCGGCGCTGCTGCTGGACGAGCCGACGAACAACCTGGACCTGGATTCGGTGCACTGGCTGAAGGAATATTTGTGCAACTACGAGGGCGTGCTGATCGTGATCTCGCACGACCGGCACTTCCTGAACAGCGTGTGCACGCACACGGCGGACATCGACTACCAGACGATCATCATGTACAACGGCGGGTACGACGACATGGTGCTGGCCAAGACGCAGATCCGTTCGCGGATCGAGGCGGACAACGCGGTGCGCGAAAAGAAGATCGCGCAATTGAACGATTTCATCGCGCGGTTTTCCGCGGGCACGCGGTCCGCGCAAGCCACCTCGCGCAAGAAGGAAGTGGAGCGGCTGCAGACCTCGGAGCTGGCCCGGTCCAACATCCAGCGGCCGTACATCCGCTTTGCGATCAACCGGCAATCGGGACGGCTGCCGCTGGAATCCAAGAGGCTCGCCAAGTCGTACGACGATCTGAAGGTGATCCAGGGATTTTCGGCCAGCGTGACGCGCGGGGAGAAGATTGCGCTGACGGGGCGCAACGGTGCGGGCAAGACCACCCTGTTGAAATCGCTGATCCGCAATGCCAACGGATTCCTCTCCGAGGCGGAGCGGCAGTTTCCGATCGACAGCGGCAACGTGGTGTGGGGCCACGAAGTTTCGGTGGGCTACTTCCCGCAGGACTTCGGCGATGCCCTCGACAAGAGCAAGGGCATGACGGCCATCGAATGGCTGTGGCAGTTCGAGCCGCAAGCGTCGCAGGAGGAGCTTCGGGGCCTGTTGGGACAGATGCTCTTCAGCGGGGAAGACGCCCTGAAGCCCACGAAGGCGCTTTCCGGGGGAGAGACGGCGCGCATGATTTTCTGCCGGCTGATGCTGCAGAAGCCGAATTTCCTGGTGCTGGACGAGCCGACCAACAACCTGGACTTGGAATCGATCAACGCGCTGAACATCGCTCTGCAGAAGTACGAGGGCACGGTGCTGCTGGTGACGCACGACGAAGATGTTCTCGACGAAGTGGCCACGCGCATCTGGCATTTTGAAGACGGAAAGATCGAGGACTTCAAGGGCCCCTACGCGGAGTACCTGGCATACGCGGAAGAAAAGGCCTCCTAG
- a CDS encoding DNA alkylation repair protein, which translates to MPKAAEPWTKAGVLRELERLANPRIRAKMAYFDVHIPKAHGISAPVLHRLARRIGKNHKLAEQLWASGIHEARILAALIGEPARVTATQMERWARGFDAWDVVDSACCYLYAYATPAWSKVYAWSHRREEFVKRAAFSLMAYLSYKDKVAVEARFERCLPIIEREAGDGRNFVKKAVNWALRAIGKRNLRLNRAAIGTAERISKQDSSSARWIAADALRELQSEAVQRRLRAKKAKRKRDAGET; encoded by the coding sequence TGCCAAAGGCTGCCGAACCGTGGACGAAGGCGGGCGTCTTGCGCGAACTGGAGAGGCTGGCGAATCCCCGGATACGCGCGAAGATGGCGTACTTCGACGTGCATATTCCAAAGGCGCACGGCATCTCTGCACCGGTGCTGCACCGGTTAGCGCGCCGCATCGGCAAGAATCACAAGCTGGCCGAGCAGCTCTGGGCCTCCGGCATCCATGAAGCCCGAATTCTCGCGGCGCTCATCGGGGAACCTGCAAGAGTCACTGCAACGCAGATGGAGCGCTGGGCGCGCGGCTTTGACGCCTGGGATGTTGTGGACTCAGCATGCTGCTATCTCTATGCGTATGCCACTCCGGCGTGGAGCAAGGTATACGCCTGGAGCCATCGCCGCGAAGAATTCGTGAAGCGCGCTGCTTTTTCGCTAATGGCCTATCTTAGTTACAAAGACAAAGTGGCTGTCGAAGCGCGTTTCGAACGGTGTCTACCGATCATTGAGAGGGAAGCGGGCGACGGGCGGAATTTCGTGAAGAAAGCGGTCAACTGGGCGCTGCGCGCTATCGGTAAACGCAACCTGCGGCTGAACCGGGCAGCCATCGGCACGGCTGAACGCATCTCCAAGCAGGACTCTTCCTCGGCCCGGTGGATTGCCGCCGATGCGCTGCGGGAATTACAAAGCGAGGCAGTGCAACGCCGTCTGCGGGCGAAGAAAGCAAAGAGGAAACGCGATGCAGGCGAAACCTGA
- a CDS encoding GNAT family N-acetyltransferase, translating to MQAKPEARDMGIRAAHAGDAAAIATLAGQLGYPATREEIARRLGEMNGREVQVVLVAEAQGQVIGWAHVAVEGHVVTDVRAELRALVVAEEQRSGGAGRRLLEAAENWAREQGCGEIGLRSNVLRERAHPFYLRHGYEHYKTQKTFRKKL from the coding sequence ATGCAGGCGAAACCTGAAGCACGGGACATGGGGATCCGCGCGGCACATGCGGGCGACGCGGCGGCGATTGCGACGCTTGCGGGGCAGCTGGGCTATCCAGCGACGCGGGAAGAGATCGCGCGGCGGCTGGGGGAGATGAACGGGCGGGAAGTGCAGGTGGTGCTGGTGGCGGAGGCGCAGGGCCAGGTGATCGGCTGGGCGCACGTGGCGGTGGAGGGGCATGTGGTGACGGATGTGCGCGCGGAGCTGCGGGCGCTGGTGGTGGCGGAGGAGCAGCGCAGCGGTGGGGCGGGGCGGCGGCTGCTGGAAGCGGCGGAAAACTGGGCGCGGGAGCAGGGCTGCGGGGAGATCGGGCTGCGGTCCAACGTGCTGCGCGAGCGGGCCCACCCGTTCTATCTGCGGCACGGCTACGAGCACTACAAGACGCAGAAGACCTTCCGGAAGAAGCTGTGA
- a CDS encoding LemA family protein, whose amino-acid sequence MPMGWIVLGVLVLLLFAAVGMYNSLVRLKVQCDDAWADIDVQLKRRYDLIPNLVETVKGYAAHEKGTLEAVISARNKAMSATGPADKAQAENMLSGTLKSLFALSEAYPQLRAIESFTSLQNSLSQIEDTVQNARRYYNAVVRDLNTKIQQFPTNLFAGILGFKLREFFEVSATAEREAPKVSFGAPSA is encoded by the coding sequence TTGCCGATGGGATGGATCGTCCTCGGAGTTCTCGTTCTCCTGCTTTTCGCCGCGGTCGGCATGTACAACAGCTTGGTGCGCCTCAAAGTGCAGTGCGACGACGCCTGGGCCGACATCGACGTGCAGCTCAAGCGCCGCTACGACCTCATCCCCAACCTCGTCGAAACCGTGAAGGGCTACGCCGCCCACGAAAAGGGCACCCTCGAAGCTGTCATCTCCGCCCGCAACAAAGCCATGAGCGCCACCGGCCCCGCCGACAAGGCCCAGGCGGAAAACATGCTCTCCGGCACGCTGAAAAGCCTCTTCGCCCTCTCCGAGGCTTACCCGCAGCTGCGCGCCATCGAAAGCTTCACCTCCCTGCAGAATTCCCTCTCGCAGATTGAGGACACCGTGCAGAACGCCCGCCGCTATTACAACGCCGTCGTGCGCGATCTCAACACCAAGATCCAGCAGTTTCCCACCAACCTCTTCGCCGGCATCCTCGGCTTCAAGCTTCGCGAATTTTTCGAAGTTTCCGCCACCGCGGAGCGCGAAGCCCCCAAGGTCAGCTTCGGCGCGCCTTCGGCGTGA
- a CDS encoding chloride channel protein, with product MNASNTSALPEDAFSTSQALGPHERGDFTLAPRALWIAALAIPIGAVSAVFALILLRLISFFTNVFYYGRFTTAGVSPAGHHLGWLAVFIPVLGMTIVGVIARYGSHRIRGHGIPEAIESILLNGSKIEPKVAILKPIATAISIGCGGPFGAEGPIIMTGGAFGSMVAQLFHLTSAERKTLLVAGAAGGMSATFAAPVSSVLLAIELLLFERKPRSIIPVAMASATAALLRRYLLGEGPIFPAIPHPAAFSPLVLFGCVLAGLIGGLVSIPLSRSIYASEDLFERLPIHWMWWPAIGGLFVGIGGLFFPQALGVGYDVIGQLVQGNHALHLVLGVLLVKWAIWSVSLGSGTSGGVLAPLMMIGAALGGLESYVFPDGGAGFWALIGIGAVLSGAMRVPMTAIVFTVEQTHDWNMLLPLLIGCVASYSVSVLVLRRSILTEKVARRGYHLSCEYAMDPLELLHVREVMRTNIVVLPAAGTLRETAQALRTDHRRSQRLLPVVDGQGRLAGVLTRSDIRKRVEEGNGAALAQPLAAIVRANPVAAYPDEPLRSVVYRMAEKGVTRLPVIERGAEEKLLGLVSLDDLLKARTRSLEDERRRERILRLQFLLPRRRARSDTPAVP from the coding sequence GTGAACGCCTCCAACACCTCAGCCTTGCCCGAAGACGCGTTTTCGACCTCCCAGGCGCTCGGACCCCACGAACGAGGCGACTTTACGCTTGCGCCGCGCGCGCTGTGGATCGCGGCGCTGGCCATTCCCATCGGTGCGGTGTCGGCTGTTTTTGCGCTTATCCTTTTGCGGCTGATCAGTTTTTTCACAAACGTCTTTTATTACGGCCGATTCACGACCGCAGGGGTTTCGCCCGCTGGTCATCATCTGGGCTGGCTGGCGGTTTTCATTCCCGTTCTCGGAATGACGATTGTCGGGGTGATCGCGCGCTACGGCTCCCACCGCATTCGCGGCCATGGCATTCCCGAAGCGATCGAGTCCATTTTGCTGAACGGCAGCAAGATCGAACCGAAAGTCGCCATCCTGAAACCCATTGCGACAGCGATCTCCATTGGCTGCGGTGGACCGTTTGGTGCGGAAGGCCCGATCATCATGACGGGCGGGGCCTTCGGCTCGATGGTGGCGCAGTTGTTTCATCTGACGAGTGCCGAGCGGAAGACGCTCCTTGTCGCAGGTGCCGCCGGCGGGATGTCGGCAACCTTTGCGGCGCCTGTGTCTTCGGTGCTGCTCGCGATCGAGCTGCTTCTCTTCGAGCGCAAGCCGCGCAGCATCATTCCCGTGGCGATGGCAAGCGCCACGGCCGCGCTCTTACGCAGATATCTGCTCGGCGAAGGTCCGATCTTTCCGGCGATTCCGCACCCCGCCGCGTTCTCGCCCCTGGTGTTGTTTGGTTGCGTCCTCGCGGGCCTGATCGGTGGTCTGGTCTCCATCCCGCTGAGCCGATCGATCTACGCCAGTGAAGACCTTTTCGAACGGCTGCCCATCCACTGGATGTGGTGGCCGGCGATTGGCGGATTGTTTGTCGGCATTGGCGGCCTATTTTTTCCGCAGGCACTTGGCGTGGGCTATGACGTGATCGGACAACTGGTGCAGGGCAACCACGCGCTGCATCTCGTTCTGGGAGTGCTCCTGGTGAAATGGGCGATCTGGTCAGTTTCTCTCGGCTCGGGAACATCGGGTGGCGTCCTGGCGCCGCTGATGATGATCGGTGCGGCGCTCGGGGGTCTCGAGTCGTACGTCTTTCCGGATGGGGGCGCAGGCTTTTGGGCGTTGATCGGCATCGGAGCGGTGCTGAGCGGAGCGATGCGCGTGCCGATGACGGCAATCGTCTTCACCGTCGAACAGACACACGACTGGAACATGCTCCTGCCGCTGCTGATCGGTTGTGTGGCGTCCTACTCGGTTTCGGTGCTGGTCCTGCGGCGTTCGATTCTCACGGAAAAGGTCGCGCGGCGGGGTTACCATCTGAGCTGCGAGTATGCGATGGATCCCCTGGAACTGCTCCACGTGCGAGAGGTGATGCGCACAAACATCGTGGTCCTGCCCGCGGCAGGCACGCTGAGAGAAACCGCCCAGGCCTTGCGAACCGACCATCGCCGGAGCCAGAGGCTTCTGCCCGTTGTAGATGGGCAGGGCCGGCTTGCCGGTGTTCTTACGCGAAGCGACATTCGGAAGCGAGTCGAGGAGGGTAACGGAGCGGCGCTGGCACAGCCTCTTGCGGCAATTGTCCGCGCGAATCCGGTTGCTGCTTATCCGGATGAGCCGTTGCGATCCGTGGTCTACCGCATGGCCGAAAAAGGTGTCACACGCCTGCCCGTCATCGAGCGCGGAGCGGAAGAAAAACTCCTCGGCCTCGTCTCGCTTGATGATTTGCTCAAGGCGCGCACCCGCAGCCTCGAAGACGAGCGCCGCCGGGAACGCATCCTGCGGCTGCAATTTCTGCTCCCGCGCAGGCGAGCACGCAGTGACACGCCAGCGGTGCCCTGA
- a CDS encoding ATP-binding protein, whose translation MEPESKHLELTLQTKVESVSLAEEACLRVAEAAGFGEDECYRIGMSVREGVINAFHYGNEERPEKKIYLSVEMTPEKMVIRVLDEGAGFDVKNVPDPLAEENLLSTSGRGIFLMRAFMDEFEVAQGRTGGAEVIMSKRLPGPAAASPNGDGAAPHRES comes from the coding sequence ATGGAGCCAGAGAGCAAGCATCTCGAACTGACGCTGCAGACCAAGGTGGAGAGCGTGAGCCTCGCCGAGGAGGCGTGTCTGCGCGTGGCGGAGGCTGCGGGGTTCGGGGAAGACGAGTGCTACCGAATCGGGATGTCGGTGCGGGAAGGCGTGATCAACGCGTTTCATTACGGGAATGAGGAGCGCCCGGAGAAGAAGATTTATCTGTCCGTGGAGATGACGCCGGAAAAGATGGTCATTCGCGTGCTGGATGAAGGGGCGGGGTTCGACGTAAAAAATGTGCCGGACCCGCTGGCTGAAGAGAACCTTCTAAGCACCTCGGGACGCGGCATTTTTCTGATGCGCGCCTTCATGGATGAGTTTGAAGTGGCGCAGGGCCGCACGGGCGGGGCCGAAGTGATCATGAGCAAGCGACTGCCGGGGCCGGCCGCTGCGTCGCCGAACGGCGATGGCGCTGCGCCGCATCGCGAATCGTAG
- a CDS encoding MarR family transcriptional regulator, with protein MLDPIRDAQYRALAEFRYLIRRFLRSSDAAARAAGLKPQQYQMLLAIRGLPPGQEATIRTLADRLLLQHHSTVELIDRLEEHGYVLRSRSQVDRRSVLVSLRPAGERALGQVARQRLEELRMTGSALVEALGALLEGGKRGRRGRKHTMHPAAGKKRSPRPS; from the coding sequence ATGTTAGATCCTATACGTGATGCGCAGTATCGCGCGCTGGCCGAATTCCGCTATCTCATTCGCCGCTTTCTGAGAAGCAGTGATGCCGCCGCGCGCGCCGCGGGCCTGAAACCCCAACAGTATCAGATGCTCCTGGCGATCCGCGGACTCCCTCCGGGACAAGAGGCTACCATCCGCACGCTTGCGGACCGGCTCTTATTGCAGCACCACAGCACCGTAGAATTGATTGACCGGCTGGAAGAGCACGGGTATGTCCTACGTTCTCGCAGTCAAGTTGATCGCCGTAGCGTGTTGGTGTCGCTGCGTCCAGCCGGGGAGCGTGCGCTGGGGCAGGTGGCGCGGCAGCGCCTGGAAGAACTGCGCATGACCGGATCGGCTTTGGTCGAAGCGCTCGGCGCCCTCCTGGAAGGGGGCAAAAGAGGCCGGCGGGGGCGGAAACACACGATGCACCCGGCAGCCGGCAAGAAGCGGAGCCCCAGGCCATCGTGA